AGCCGCGCGTCCTCGCCGATCACGGAGTCGTAGCCGCGCGGCAGCGCCTCGATGACGTCGTCCACGCAGGCCGCGCGGGCGGCGGCGCGGACCTCGTCCGCTCCGGCGTCCGGGCGGCCCATGCGGATGTTGGCCGCAATGGTGTCCTGGCTCAGGCGCACGTCCTGGAAGACGAACGCGACCCGGCCGTACAGGTCGTCGAGGGCCATGTCCCGGATGTCGACGCCGCCGACGCTGACCGAGCCGCCGGTGACGTCCCAGAACCGGGGCAGCAGCGCCGCCAGTGTGCTCTTGCCGGAACCGGAGGGCCCGACCAGCGCGGTGACGGTGCCCGGCGCCAGCTCCAGGTCGATCCCGGACAGCGCGTCCTGCTCGCCGTCGTAGGAGAAGCGCACGTCCCGGTAGACGACCCGGTCGCTCTCGGGGCTCCTGGGCGCCTCGGGCACCGGGAGTTCGGGGGTGTCCAGGATGCCCGCGACCCGGTCGGCCGCGCCGCGGGCCACGCGCAGTTCGTACCCGGCGTAGAACAGGGACAGCACCGGCGCGGTCAGGCCGATGCCGAGCAGGGCGAACGGCAGCAGGTCCACGGCGTCGAGCCAGCCCCGCGTCACGAAGAGGGCGCCGCCCGCCAGGGTGGCCACCAGCACCGCGATCGGGGACAGCACGATCTCGGCCGCCGCCTTGGAGTACTGGGTGGAGCGCACCCACTTCAGGAAGAACTCCGAGAAGTCGTCGGCGGCCTCGCTGAACTCGCGGTGCGCGCGGCGGGCCTGGCCGAAGGTCTTCACGACGGCGATGCCCTGCACGAACTCCACCGCGCTGCCGTTGATGCGGCCCATCGCCCGGTCGTACTCGGGCAGGTTCTTCGCCAGGCCCGCCATGGTGGCGCTGTACAGCGTCAGACCGATGAGCAGCGGCGCGATCACCACCAGGGTCATCCGCCAGTCCACCCAGAACAGATACGCCAGGGAGGCGGCCGGGACGACCGTGGCCGTGGTGATGTCCAGCAGCGAGTGGGCGATCAGATGGTGCATCGCGTCGACGTCGTCCTGCACGGCCTGTTTGACCTGGCCGGAGTTGCGGGACGAGAACCAGCCGAGCGGCACCCGGCCGAGCCGGTCGACGAGCCTGCGCCGGATGTGGAACTGAAGGTCGTTGTCGGCGAGATGGGAGATCCCGCCGGCCACGAGCGCGACGATCAGCCGGACCAGCAGCGCTCCCGCGCCGATCGCGGTGACCGTCCAGGCGCGGTCGGTGCGGTCGTCCCCGTCGCCGAGCAGCACCCGGCCCAGTTCGGCGACGGCGATGAACGGCACCACGCCGGCGGCGGCCGAGACGGCCTGGGCGGCGATCGCCCAGCGCAGCTTTCCCCTGACCGGGCCGAGAATCGCGCCGAGTGCGGTCTTTCCCGCGGGCATGCGGGCCTCCAAGCGCTTCGATTGGACGGCTGTTAGACGCTGTCTAACGCCGGGACGACTGTACCCGCCCACCGGCGTTTCATGTCAAGCGCGCAAGGGTGCCCGAAGGTGAGCGGGAGATGAACAGTGGCGCCGAAGTGCCTTGGAGACCAAGGCACTTCGGCGCCGGGAGGGGCGTCAGCCCGCGACGGGCACCGGCTGCTTGACCTCCGGAGCCTCGTCGGACTCCTTGATGCCGTACTTGCTGTAGAACCTGGCCAGCGGCCCGGGGGCCCACCAGGCGGCCCGGCCCATCAGCTTCATCGCCGCGGGCACGAGCAGGATGCGCACGATCGCCACGTCGGCGAGGATCGCGAACACCATGCCGACGCCGAACAGCTTCATGGTGAGCACCCCGCTGGTCGCGATCGCCGCGAGCGGCACGCACATCAGCAGCGCCGCGTTCACGATCAGCCGGCCGATCTTCTGGAGCCCGGACGCCACGGCGGCGGTGCTGTCGCCCAGCAGGTCGTACTGCTCGCGGATGCGGGAGACCAGGAAGACCTCGTAGTCCATGGAGAGGCCGAAGATCAGCGCGAACAGCATGATCGGCATGTTCGGCTCGATGTTGCCGGTCGAGTCGAAGCGGATCAGGCCCTCCAGATGGCCGTCCTGGAAGACCCACACCAGCACACCGAAGGTGGCCGACAGCGACAGCAGGTTCATGACGATGGCCTTGAGCGGCAGCAGCAGCGAGCCGAACGCCAGGAACAGCAGCAGATAGGTCGCCACCGCGATGTACAGCAGCATCCACGGCAGCGTCTCGCCGAGCGCGTCCAGCGTGTCGTCGAAGACCGCCGTCTCACCGCCGAAGTACGCCTGGGCGCCGGGCGGCGGCGGCACCGCCTTGAGCCGGTTCACCAGGTCGCGCGCCGGGGTGGAGACCGCGGGCCCGTCGAAGGTGACCGAGATCCGCGCGTTCGTGCCGGTGGCGCCGCTGATCTGCGCGCCGGTCGCGCCCTTGGTGGCGGCCAGCCGGTCGGCGTAGGACTTGAGCGCGGCACCCTGCTGGGGGGAGGTGGCGTCCCCCTTCAGCACCAGCAGCGAGTCGATGGACTTGGTGGCGTCGCTGTCGAAGTCGCGGTCCAGGGCGTTGCCGACCTGCCGCCCCTCGGCGCTGTTGGGCAGCTGGCGGGCGTCGTTGGCGCCGAACTCGACCCGGGTGAAGGGCACCGCGAGCGCCAGCAGCACGGCCAGCGTGCCCACCGCCACGATCGCCGGACGCCGC
The sequence above is drawn from the Streptomyces sp. SAT1 genome and encodes:
- a CDS encoding ABC transporter ATP-binding protein, with amino-acid sequence MPAGKTALGAILGPVRGKLRWAIAAQAVSAAAGVVPFIAVAELGRVLLGDGDDRTDRAWTVTAIGAGALLVRLIVALVAGGISHLADNDLQFHIRRRLVDRLGRVPLGWFSSRNSGQVKQAVQDDVDAMHHLIAHSLLDITTATVVPAASLAYLFWVDWRMTLVVIAPLLIGLTLYSATMAGLAKNLPEYDRAMGRINGSAVEFVQGIAVVKTFGQARRAHREFSEAADDFSEFFLKWVRSTQYSKAAAEIVLSPIAVLVATLAGGALFVTRGWLDAVDLLPFALLGIGLTAPVLSLFYAGYELRVARGAADRVAGILDTPELPVPEAPRSPESDRVVYRDVRFSYDGEQDALSGIDLELAPGTVTALVGPSGSGKSTLAALLPRFWDVTGGSVSVGGVDIRDMALDDLYGRVAFVFQDVRLSQDTIAANIRMGRPDAGADEVRAAARAACVDDVIEALPRGYDSVIGEDARLSGGQAQRVSVARALLADAPVIVLDEAAAHADPHSEAAVQDALSELTRGRIVLMIAHRLSSVVDADQIVVLDEGRIVERGRHAELVAAGGRYARMWQAHERTARWRPHGPGPVPREPAAESAADVTADVAATGGVS
- a CDS encoding MMPL family transporter — protein: MFEALGRFLFRRRKPLLVLTLLFAVLSGAYGVGVFGDMKPGGFEDPGSDSRKAAQIAERAFPQRAPDAVVVYRDKTRTVDDPAFQKSVSETVQALPKSSVSGYSTFWMTKMPAQVSHDRHATYVAINLQGSDDNAKEVSYKAIKDKLAAPGLETLRGGPVPTGHQASDEIGKDLGLAEGLSFPVLFILLVIVFGGLAAASLPLFVGGLSILGSMAVLRVIAQLTDVSVFAMSLVTILGLAVAIDYGLLIVSRYREELERGHTGEQALSRTVATAGRTVVVSGTTVAVALAGMTFFPFGFLKSMAYGGVAAVVLSVFFSLIALPAVLGVLGARVNALALRRNKAPRKDGQGGWYRLAQGLMRRPAIVAVGTLAVLLALAVPFTRVEFGANDARQLPNSAEGRQVGNALDRDFDSDATKSIDSLLVLKGDATSPQQGAALKSYADRLAATKGATGAQISGATGTNARISVTFDGPAVSTPARDLVNRLKAVPPPPGAQAYFGGETAVFDDTLDALGETLPWMLLYIAVATYLLLFLAFGSLLLPLKAIVMNLLSLSATFGVLVWVFQDGHLEGLIRFDSTGNIEPNMPIMLFALIFGLSMDYEVFLVSRIREQYDLLGDSTAAVASGLQKIGRLIVNAALLMCVPLAAIATSGVLTMKLFGVGMVFAILADVAIVRILLVPAAMKLMGRAAWWAPGPLARFYSKYGIKESDEAPEVKQPVPVAG